Proteins from one Bacillus alveayuensis genomic window:
- a CDS encoding uncharacterized protein (TIGR00299 family) protein (product_source=TIGR00299; cog=COG1641; ko=KO:K09121; pfam=PF01969; tigrfam=TIGR00299), translating into MKTLYLDCFSGISGDMMIGALIDAGGDYHYLTKELKKLKIEDEYELKIEKVVKNGISATKFDVILTHTLSKPKGDDHSHAHHHEQSHSEENEQEHTHHYHVAQEHHSNHGHSHHHAHHHAHRTFTSIVHLIEESTLSAFVKETAIKVFRLIGEAEAKIHGVSIENVHFHEVGAVDSIIDIVGTAILLEYLQIEKVVSSPVPVGTGHIHIDHGVYPVPAPATLEILKGIPLQKSSLKGELTTPTGAAFLKALVDCFSVLPSMVIEKVGYGAGSKNYSDHPNVLRVMIGSQ; encoded by the coding sequence ATGAAAACTTTATATTTAGACTGTTTTTCTGGTATAAGCGGAGACATGATGATCGGGGCATTAATCGATGCTGGAGGAGATTACCATTATTTAACTAAAGAATTAAAAAAATTAAAGATTGAGGATGAATATGAATTAAAGATTGAAAAGGTCGTTAAAAATGGTATATCTGCAACCAAATTTGATGTGATTTTAACACATACACTTTCCAAACCTAAAGGAGATGATCATTCCCACGCACATCACCATGAACAGAGCCATTCTGAAGAAAATGAGCAGGAACACACTCATCATTACCATGTTGCTCAAGAGCACCATTCTAATCATGGTCACAGCCATCACCATGCTCATCATCACGCACATCGAACTTTTACAAGCATTGTTCATTTAATTGAAGAATCTACACTATCTGCATTTGTAAAAGAGACAGCCATCAAGGTGTTTCGTCTCATTGGTGAAGCGGAAGCGAAAATTCATGGAGTTTCCATTGAAAATGTACACTTTCATGAGGTTGGGGCTGTTGACTCAATCATAGATATAGTTGGCACAGCCATTTTGTTAGAATATTTACAAATTGAAAAAGTTGTGTCTAGCCCTGTTCCAGTTGGGACTGGACATATTCATATTGATCACGGTGTTTATCCAGTGCCGGCGCCAGCTACACTAGAAATTCTAAAAGGAATTCCTTTGCAGAAAAGCTCATTAAAAGGAGAGCTTACAACGCCAACTGGTGCAGCCTTTTTAAAAGCACTTGTTGACTGCTTTAGTGTACTTCCGTCCATGGTCATTGAAAAAGTTGGATATGGAGCGGGATCAAAAAACTATTCAGATCATCCAAATGTTCTTAGAGTCATGATCGGTTCACAGTGA